The proteins below come from a single Natrinema sp. SYSU A 869 genomic window:
- a CDS encoding IclR family transcriptional regulator: MSHNDAGNREREPGSPIIKSVETSLAIVDELQARDGAGVSELADAIGKSKGTVHKHLITLRKHDYVVKEGDTYRIGLRFLDVGGYALHQVEGLQYIEPKVRELADITGETVQFSIEQRGRSIVLDRKAGKKGVFSRARIGKRFYMHQVAGGKAILANLPDERVREIVACHGLPAATDETITTEAELFEELEAVRERGYAFNIDESTHGLCAVGVPLTGPEGSVIGAFAVAGPSHRMRGERFESEIPDTIRSVINELELNLAHS, encoded by the coding sequence ATGTCCCACAACGACGCCGGGAATCGGGAACGCGAACCCGGTTCACCGATAATCAAGAGCGTCGAAACCTCGCTCGCGATCGTCGACGAGCTACAGGCTCGAGACGGAGCCGGGGTTTCGGAGCTAGCCGACGCGATCGGGAAATCGAAGGGGACGGTTCACAAACACCTGATCACCCTACGCAAACACGATTACGTGGTCAAGGAGGGCGATACCTACCGGATCGGCCTCCGATTCCTTGACGTCGGTGGCTACGCCCTCCATCAGGTCGAGGGGCTTCAGTACATCGAGCCGAAGGTCCGAGAACTGGCGGATATCACCGGGGAGACGGTCCAGTTCTCAATCGAACAGCGCGGCCGATCCATCGTCCTCGACCGAAAAGCCGGGAAAAAGGGTGTCTTCAGCCGTGCTCGGATCGGAAAACGGTTCTACATGCATCAGGTCGCCGGCGGCAAGGCGATTTTGGCGAACCTGCCCGACGAGCGCGTTCGCGAGATTGTCGCCTGTCACGGGTTGCCAGCCGCCACCGACGAGACGATCACTACCGAAGCCGAACTGTTCGAAGAACTCGAGGCAGTCCGTGAACGAGGATACGCGTTCAATATCGACGAGAGCACGCACGGACTCTGCGCGGTCGGCGTGCCACTGACGGGACCAGAGGGGTCAGTCATCGGCGCGTTCGCCGTCGCCGGCCCGAGCCATCGCATGCGCGGCGAGCGCTTCGAGTCGGAGATTCCCGACACGATCCGAAGCGTCATCAACGAACTCGAGTTAAATCTCGCCCACTCCTGA